A genomic segment from Necator americanus strain Aroian chromosome III, whole genome shotgun sequence encodes:
- a CDS encoding hypothetical protein (NECATOR_CHRIII.G10047.T1) has protein sequence MLLDEKKKEALLFWFNTYGTSIKLDNVDSLRDLWQHHIPSLLNCLKTDRNIRVTSSSALNIYQEVISYLFASTGQEKFVESLTAEKAAEGNELEIGKFLAVLLNEIRISKDNAITDSVAVMQKYGYDLPLSDILSVFDEERDDWWSIMVSHSHSTSPDGRNLQFVTPRRSTYSVEEFTGMSVNRASFITPRCPPRRPDSNAYTVGRCDGSPLMEALNSPKVRELRREREIKTLRKQLNDFEDQLMVADKKNAELNQQIESLVNELCEKKARIRELESVNRISQQTRDDLEEKVLFLSKQLEVYQRQNESQKERLASYKESNEKLEDSKVELTEQLKAKEDTLTAVKRELRDVKDELYKEIQTKRSLESERNNIGRVLEELKRNSELDREQYHAAISDCRRRYEEENSKNMALYSEEMEKNAALQSEIREKSEQIEELQRKFNAEKCLLEQNIEDLKRSCRQKCENVTKRLNETQTELEISQERNRSLTKEHEEALQHLESVHSAETNKQDVQLSAARARINELEEVVTKKERAILDHRKELACLATQKDAIEVDLAKALAEMRRKDEELDETKRTIEKSLIEVESLSTKHAEAVRSLECLKTQEAKLQTNVEEKETKIAELEKTVEELGMLKEAYDKASEDLTRIHQLHDIERKRFEKIEMDMRDAFEEEKLKKEELTTQVLELKEDLENEESAKTELEEEIYECRAEIESKTSKINELSENLDNAQSQNREQFEALEFLKEELKVTLEEGTATKADCEKLREKDRVRTVQLHNLMEKFQFVEDHVVLSNERSSKLEAENLTLKEMIDMYELAFMRSTREPMKESSTSSLERSEAALLKNAEISPQVLPLFTTSLDEPSVMETRSLIGPSYARDFLKTLLTKFFNIWKKKSFVRAATLLTKIEVPAPSPWDDRNFLVKKVVEKCDAATSVSDLALISSLQAVSQSNLTNALTGSDLSLATTRAASQSRQSLARSDFSRPSTSDLSIDLRKRDDISVSTDRSRLSELQKRNAMLHPAMRCAYATELTSYGSPSGNENTIKHGTTRKKGKKLMERAASYVKKKLPMSESTNSIQ, from the exons ATGCTATTGgacgaaaagaagaaggaagcgCTGCTGTTCTGG TTTAACACATATGGAACCTCCATAAAACTCGATAATGTGGACTCGCTGCGGGATTTATGGCAACATCATATCCCGTCACTCTTAAATTGTTT GAAGACTGATCGCAATATTCGCGTTACCTCTTCGAGTGCTCTAAACATTTACCAAGAAGTAATCTCATATCTTTTCGCTTCTACTGGTCAAGAGAAATTTGTCGAATCGCTTACAGCTGAAAAAGCCGCCGAAGGCAACGAACTCGAAATTGGCAAG tttttggcAGTTTTACTCAATGAAATTCGGATATCCAAGGACAATGCTATCACCGATAGCGTAGCTGTAATGCAGAAATACGGTTACGATTTACCGCTGAGTGACATC TTGAGTGTTTTCGACGAGGAACGGGATGATTGGTGGTCGATTATGGTCAGTCATTCTCATTCCACGTCGCCTGATGGCCGTAATCTGCAGTTTGTAACTCCGCGTCGATCCACTTATTCAGTAGAAGAATTTACGGGAATGTCAG TTAATCGCGCGTCGTTCATAACTCCACGTTGTCCTCCACGTCGTCCAGATTCTAATGCGTATACAGTGGGTCGTTGTGACGGAAGCCCCCTTATGGAAGCTCTCAACTCACCAAAAGTTCG GGAACTTCGACGTGAGCGAGAAATTAAGACTCTTCGCAAACAGCTGAATGACTTTGAAGATCAACTGATGGTAGCAGATAAGAAGAACGCAGAGTTGAACCAACAAATCGAGTCTCTCGTCAATGA acTATGTGAGAAAAAGGCTCGTATACGCGAACTGGAGTCGGTTAATAGAATTTCCCAGCAGACTAGGGATGACTTAGAAGAGAAAGTTCTCTTTTTGTCGAAGCAACTAGAAGTTTATCAACGACAAAACGAAAGTCAGAAAGAAAGG ctCGCCTCTTACAAGGAGTCTAACGAAAAATTGGAAGATTCTAAGGTTGAGTTGACAGAACAACTAAAGGCAAAAGAAGACACTCTGACAGCTGTGAAAAGAGAACTACGCGATGTGAAGGATGAGTTATATAAAGAGATTCAg ACAAAAAGAAGTTTGGAAAGCGAGAGAAACAATATAGGGAGAGTTTTGGAGGAACTGAAGAGGAATTCTGAGTTGGATCGCGAACAGTATCATGCTGCAATCTCGGACTGCAGGAGACGTTACGAGGAAGAG AACTCGAAGAATATGGCCTTGTATTCCgaggaaatggaaaagaatgcCGCCCTTCAAAgtgaaattcgagaaaaatccGAGCAGATAGAGGAACTTCAGCGAAAATTCAACGCTGAGAAGTGTTTGCTCGAGCAAAATATCGAAGATTTGAAGAGGAGCTGCCGacaaaaatgcgaaaat GTGACTAAAAGATTAAACGAAACCCAGACTGAGCTGGAAATTTCGCAAGAGCGCAACAGATCCTTGACTAAGGAACATGAAGAAGCTCTCCAGCATCTGGAAAGTGTCCATTCAGCGGAAACAAATAAGCAAGACGTTCAGCTGAGTGCTGCTCGTGCCCGTATAAATGAG CTTGAAGAGGTCGTAACCAAGAAAGAGCGAGCCATTCTTGATCACCGGAAGGAGCTCGCATGTCTGGCGACACAAAAGGATGCTATTGAAGTCGACCTTGCGAAGGCACTGGCCGAAATGAGGAGAAAGGACGAGGAACTGGATGAAACCAAGCGAACAATTGAGAAGTCTTTGATAGAAGTGGAGTCTTTGTCGACGAAGCATGCAGAGGCCGTTCGCTCACTAGAGTGCTTAAAAACACAAGAAGCGAAACTTCAAACAAatgttgaggaaaaagaaacaaaaatcgcCGAGTTGGAAAAAACTGTTGAAGAGTTAGGAATGTTGAAGGAAGCATATGACAAGGCTTCTGAAGACTTGACCCGTATTCATCAACTTCACGACATCGAAAGGAAGCgatttgagaaaattgaaatggaCATGAGAGATGCATTTGAAGAGGAAAAGCTCAAG AAAGAGGAGCTCACCACGCAAGTATTGGAGCTTAAAGAAGATTTGGAGAACGAAGAAAGCGCTAAGACGGAGCTGGAAGAAGAGATATATGAATGTCGTGCTGAAATCGAATCAAAAACCAGCAAGATCAATGAGCTCTCTGAAAAT TTGGATAACGCTCAGTCACAGAACCGAGAACAGTTCGAAGCactagaatttttaaaagaggAATTGAAGGTCACCTTGGAAGAagga ACTGCTACCAAAGCGGACTGCGAAAAATTGCGAGAAAAAGACAGAGTGAGAACTGTGCAGCTTCATAACCTCATGGAGAAGTTCCAATTCGTCGAA GACCATGTAGTTCTGTCGAACGAAAGGAGCAGTAAGCTGGAAGCAGAAAATCTCACTCTGAAAGAAATGATTGACATGTACGAGTTAGCTTTCATGCGATCTACTCGAGAGCCAATGAAAGAATCG TCCACATCATCGTTAGAAAGGTCCGAAGCCGCTCTGCTCAAGAACGCTGAAATTTCGCCGCAAGTATTACCTTTAT TCACGACCTCCCTGGACGAGCCATCGGTAATGGAGACAAGAAGTCTCATTGGACCTTCATATGCT AGAgactttttgaaaacattgttaacaaaattcttcaacatttggaaaaagaagagcttTGTGCGAGCGGCAACGTTACTAACAAAA ATTGAGGTGCCGGCTCCTTCTCCTTGGGACGACAGGAATTTCCTTGTGAAGAAAGTTGTTGAAAAATGCGACGCTGCAACATCCGTATCGGATCTAGCCCTCATATCGTCACTTCAAGCTGTTTCACAATCAAATCTAACCAATGCCCTCACTGGTAGCGATCTCAGCCTAGCTACAACTAGAGCGGCCAGTCAAAGCCGTCAATCTTTGGCCAGGTCAGACTTTTCGAGGCCATCCACATCGGATTTGTCAA ttGACCTGCGGAAACGAGATGATATTTCGGTGTCTACTGACCGATCGAGGCTCAGtgaacttcaaaaaagaaatgc CATGTTGCATCCAGCAATGCGATGCGCATACGCCACTGAATTGACCAGCTATGGATCACCTTCAGGAAATGAGAACACTATTAAGCATGGAaccaccagaaaaaaaggcaaaaag CTTATGGAAAGAGCTGCATCGTACGTGAAGAAGAAGTTGCCCATGTCCGAATCGACAAATTCTATTCAATAA
- a CDS encoding hypothetical protein (NECATOR_CHRIII.G10047.T4), whose product MTNQTTDRVAVQATDSQEWGKIGRIVCRERTEFCDANSNFDTKTPVGFFGSMLLDEKKKEALLFWFNTYGTSIKLDNVDSLRDLWQHHIPSLLNCLKTDRNIRVTSSSALNIYQEVISYLFASTGQEKFVESLTAEKAAEGNELEIGKFLAVLLNEIRISKDNAITDSVAVMQKYGYDLPLSDILSVFDEERDDWWSIMVSHSHSTSPDGRNLQFVTPRRSTYSVEEFTGMSVNRASFITPRCPPRRPDSNAYTVGRCDGSPLMEALNSPKVRELRREREIKTLRKQLNDFEDQLMVADKKNAELNQQIESLVNELCEKKARIRELESVNRISQQTRDDLEEKVLFLSKQLEVYQRQNESQKERLASYKESNEKLEDSKVELTEQLKAKEDTLTAVKRELRDVKDELYKEIQTKRSLESERNNIGRVLEELKRNSELDREQYHAAISDCRRRYEEENSKNMALYSEEMEKNAALQSEIREKSEQIEELQRKFNAEKCLLEQNIEDLKRSCRQKCENVTKRLNETQTELEISQERNRSLTKEHEEALQHLESVHSAETNKQDVQLSAARARINELEEVVTKKERAILDHRKELACLATQKDAIEVDLAKALAEMRRKDEELDETKRTIEKSLIEVESLSTKHAEAVRSLECLKTQEAKLQTNVEEKETKIAELEKTVEELGMLKEAYDKASEDLTRIHQLHDIERKRFEKIEMDMRDAFEEEKLKKEELTTQVLELKEDLENEESAKTELEEEIYECRAEIESKTSKINELSENLDNAQSQNREQFEALEFLKEELKVTLEEGTATKADCEKLREKDRVRTVQLHNLMEKFQFVEDHVVLSNERSSKLEAENLTLKEMIDMYELAFMRSTREPMKESIEVPAPSPWDDRNFLVKKVVEKCDAATSVSDLALISSLQAVSQSNLTNALTGSDLSLATTRAASQSRQSLARSDFSRPSTSDLSIDLRKRDDISVSTDRSRLSELQKRNAMLHPAMRCAYATELTSYGSPSGNENTIKHGTTRKKGKKLMERAASYVKKKLPMSESTNSIQ is encoded by the exons ATGACGAATCAAACAACTGATCGAGTAGCGGTGCAGGCAACTGACAGCCAGGAATGGGGAAAAATAGGACGTATCGTCTGCAGGGAAAGGACGGAATTTTGCGACgcaaattcaaatttcgatACAAAAACGCCAGTAGGCTTTTTTG GCTCCATGCTATTGgacgaaaagaagaaggaagcgCTGCTGTTCTGG TTTAACACATATGGAACCTCCATAAAACTCGATAATGTGGACTCGCTGCGGGATTTATGGCAACATCATATCCCGTCACTCTTAAATTGTTT GAAGACTGATCGCAATATTCGCGTTACCTCTTCGAGTGCTCTAAACATTTACCAAGAAGTAATCTCATATCTTTTCGCTTCTACTGGTCAAGAGAAATTTGTCGAATCGCTTACAGCTGAAAAAGCCGCCGAAGGCAACGAACTCGAAATTGGCAAG tttttggcAGTTTTACTCAATGAAATTCGGATATCCAAGGACAATGCTATCACCGATAGCGTAGCTGTAATGCAGAAATACGGTTACGATTTACCGCTGAGTGACATC TTGAGTGTTTTCGACGAGGAACGGGATGATTGGTGGTCGATTATGGTCAGTCATTCTCATTCCACGTCGCCTGATGGCCGTAATCTGCAGTTTGTAACTCCGCGTCGATCCACTTATTCAGTAGAAGAATTTACGGGAATGTCAG TTAATCGCGCGTCGTTCATAACTCCACGTTGTCCTCCACGTCGTCCAGATTCTAATGCGTATACAGTGGGTCGTTGTGACGGAAGCCCCCTTATGGAAGCTCTCAACTCACCAAAAGTTCG GGAACTTCGACGTGAGCGAGAAATTAAGACTCTTCGCAAACAGCTGAATGACTTTGAAGATCAACTGATGGTAGCAGATAAGAAGAACGCAGAGTTGAACCAACAAATCGAGTCTCTCGTCAATGA acTATGTGAGAAAAAGGCTCGTATACGCGAACTGGAGTCGGTTAATAGAATTTCCCAGCAGACTAGGGATGACTTAGAAGAGAAAGTTCTCTTTTTGTCGAAGCAACTAGAAGTTTATCAACGACAAAACGAAAGTCAGAAAGAAAGG ctCGCCTCTTACAAGGAGTCTAACGAAAAATTGGAAGATTCTAAGGTTGAGTTGACAGAACAACTAAAGGCAAAAGAAGACACTCTGACAGCTGTGAAAAGAGAACTACGCGATGTGAAGGATGAGTTATATAAAGAGATTCAg ACAAAAAGAAGTTTGGAAAGCGAGAGAAACAATATAGGGAGAGTTTTGGAGGAACTGAAGAGGAATTCTGAGTTGGATCGCGAACAGTATCATGCTGCAATCTCGGACTGCAGGAGACGTTACGAGGAAGAG AACTCGAAGAATATGGCCTTGTATTCCgaggaaatggaaaagaatgcCGCCCTTCAAAgtgaaattcgagaaaaatccGAGCAGATAGAGGAACTTCAGCGAAAATTCAACGCTGAGAAGTGTTTGCTCGAGCAAAATATCGAAGATTTGAAGAGGAGCTGCCGacaaaaatgcgaaaat GTGACTAAAAGATTAAACGAAACCCAGACTGAGCTGGAAATTTCGCAAGAGCGCAACAGATCCTTGACTAAGGAACATGAAGAAGCTCTCCAGCATCTGGAAAGTGTCCATTCAGCGGAAACAAATAAGCAAGACGTTCAGCTGAGTGCTGCTCGTGCCCGTATAAATGAG CTTGAAGAGGTCGTAACCAAGAAAGAGCGAGCCATTCTTGATCACCGGAAGGAGCTCGCATGTCTGGCGACACAAAAGGATGCTATTGAAGTCGACCTTGCGAAGGCACTGGCCGAAATGAGGAGAAAGGACGAGGAACTGGATGAAACCAAGCGAACAATTGAGAAGTCTTTGATAGAAGTGGAGTCTTTGTCGACGAAGCATGCAGAGGCCGTTCGCTCACTAGAGTGCTTAAAAACACAAGAAGCGAAACTTCAAACAAatgttgaggaaaaagaaacaaaaatcgcCGAGTTGGAAAAAACTGTTGAAGAGTTAGGAATGTTGAAGGAAGCATATGACAAGGCTTCTGAAGACTTGACCCGTATTCATCAACTTCACGACATCGAAAGGAAGCgatttgagaaaattgaaatggaCATGAGAGATGCATTTGAAGAGGAAAAGCTCAAG AAAGAGGAGCTCACCACGCAAGTATTGGAGCTTAAAGAAGATTTGGAGAACGAAGAAAGCGCTAAGACGGAGCTGGAAGAAGAGATATATGAATGTCGTGCTGAAATCGAATCAAAAACCAGCAAGATCAATGAGCTCTCTGAAAAT TTGGATAACGCTCAGTCACAGAACCGAGAACAGTTCGAAGCactagaatttttaaaagaggAATTGAAGGTCACCTTGGAAGAagga ACTGCTACCAAAGCGGACTGCGAAAAATTGCGAGAAAAAGACAGAGTGAGAACTGTGCAGCTTCATAACCTCATGGAGAAGTTCCAATTCGTCGAA GACCATGTAGTTCTGTCGAACGAAAGGAGCAGTAAGCTGGAAGCAGAAAATCTCACTCTGAAAGAAATGATTGACATGTACGAGTTAGCTTTCATGCGATCTACTCGAGAGCCAATGAAAGAATCG ATTGAGGTGCCGGCTCCTTCTCCTTGGGACGACAGGAATTTCCTTGTGAAGAAAGTTGTTGAAAAATGCGACGCTGCAACATCCGTATCGGATCTAGCCCTCATATCGTCACTTCAAGCTGTTTCACAATCAAATCTAACCAATGCCCTCACTGGTAGCGATCTCAGCCTAGCTACAACTAGAGCGGCCAGTCAAAGCCGTCAATCTTTGGCCAGGTCAGACTTTTCGAGGCCATCCACATCGGATTTGTCAA ttGACCTGCGGAAACGAGATGATATTTCGGTGTCTACTGACCGATCGAGGCTCAGtgaacttcaaaaaagaaatgc CATGTTGCATCCAGCAATGCGATGCGCATACGCCACTGAATTGACCAGCTATGGATCACCTTCAGGAAATGAGAACACTATTAAGCATGGAaccaccagaaaaaaaggcaaaaag CTTATGGAAAGAGCTGCATCGTACGTGAAGAAGAAGTTGCCCATGTCCGAATCGACAAATTCTATTCAATAA